A part of Paenibacillus sp. sptzw28 genomic DNA contains:
- a CDS encoding MoxR family ATPase, whose protein sequence is MENRSADYSICSEIRRNLESCILGKKVEIERLLIALLAGGHILLEDVPGTGKTQLVKALARTIGGHFRRIQCNPDLLPTDITGVAIYHPKDEAFIFRPGPVMANLLLVDEINRATTKTQSALLEAMEERHVTVDGESYALPMPFVLVATQNPIEFEGTYTLPEAQLDRFMMKISLGYPDAATERQMVLSPHSSAPADMLTPVANIERIALMMESVKRVHVDEAVADYLVRIVRGTREHNGVQLGASPRAAISLMAAAKANAFLQDRDYLIPDDAKALASPVLAHRIMLHTESRMNGLKPEDVIDTVVRETSVPVRMER, encoded by the coding sequence ATGGAAAACCGCAGTGCCGACTATTCAATATGCAGTGAGATACGTCGCAACTTGGAAAGCTGTATCCTGGGGAAAAAGGTCGAAATAGAGCGGCTGCTTATCGCACTTTTGGCAGGAGGACATATACTGCTTGAAGATGTGCCGGGAACCGGTAAGACCCAGCTGGTGAAAGCTTTAGCAAGGACAATCGGCGGGCATTTCCGGCGTATTCAATGCAACCCGGATTTACTCCCTACAGATATAACCGGAGTCGCCATTTACCATCCGAAGGATGAAGCCTTTATATTCAGGCCGGGCCCGGTCATGGCGAATTTGCTGCTTGTAGACGAGATCAACCGCGCAACCACGAAGACGCAATCGGCGCTGCTTGAAGCGATGGAAGAACGCCATGTAACCGTTGACGGCGAGTCCTATGCGCTTCCGATGCCGTTTGTGCTCGTCGCTACGCAGAACCCGATTGAATTTGAAGGAACCTACACCCTTCCCGAAGCTCAGTTGGACAGGTTCATGATGAAAATATCGCTCGGGTATCCCGATGCGGCCACTGAGCGTCAAATGGTACTTTCTCCGCATTCCTCCGCTCCTGCCGATATGCTCACTCCGGTCGCGAATATAGAACGGATTGCATTAATGATGGAGTCCGTGAAACGGGTGCATGTCGACGAAGCGGTGGCCGACTATTTAGTCAGAATAGTGCGGGGAACTCGCGAGCATAACGGCGTACAGCTTGGCGCCAGCCCCCGTGCTGCCATCTCGCTTATGGCAGCCGCTAAAGCCAACGCTTTCCTGCAGGATCGCGATTATTTAATCCCTGACGATGCTAAAGCGCTTGCTTCTCCCGTTCTCGCTCACCGGATCATGCTTCATACCGAATCCAGAATGAACGGATTAAAGCCGGAGGATGTAATCGATACGGTCGTCCGCGAGACGAGCGTGCCCGTCCGAATGGAGCGATAG
- the spoVAE gene encoding stage V sporulation protein AE, whose amino-acid sequence MIYLWAFLVGGAICVIGQLMFDVAKLTPAHTMAALVVVGAVVDGIGWYDPLIKFAGAGATVPITSFGNALVHGSLTELERDGWIGVITGIFDLTSAGISAAIIFSFLAALVVRPKG is encoded by the coding sequence ATGATTTACTTATGGGCTTTTCTGGTTGGGGGTGCAATATGCGTCATCGGCCAGCTTATGTTTGATGTCGCCAAATTGACTCCTGCTCATACAATGGCCGCGCTAGTTGTGGTCGGAGCTGTTGTAGACGGGATTGGATGGTATGACCCGCTTATCAAATTTGCAGGAGCAGGTGCGACAGTGCCGATCACAAGCTTCGGCAACGCGCTTGTACACGGCTCCCTTACCGAGCTTGAGCGTGACGGCTGGATCGGCGTTATTACGGGAATCTTTGATTTAACGAGCGCTGGCATTTCGGCAGCGATAATTTTTTCGTTCCTCGCTGCGCTTGTTGTCAGGCCGAAAGGCTGA
- the spoVAD gene encoding stage V sporulation protein AD, whose amino-acid sequence MLRGKQTWWFENRPVIIGAATVVGPDEGEGPLAADFDLVHPELDMQQKSWEKAERLLLEQASDIALKHANITQQQLQFYVGGDLLNQIISNSFAARTIGAPYLGVFGACSTSMESLAVASLIVNSGSGEYVLAGTCSHNCTVEKQFRYPTEYGSQKPPTAQYTVTGAGAVVVAPQGGGPVVECATIGKIVDLGIKDPFNMGSAMAPAAVDTIKAHFSDTGREPKDYDLIVTGDLASVGHPIAKDLLIRDGVPMDQTVFNDCGLMIYDLQKQSVQAGGSGCGCSAVVTYGNILKRLERGDLNRVLVVATGALLSPLSYQQGESIPCIAHAVSIEREH is encoded by the coding sequence ATGCTTCGTGGCAAACAAACCTGGTGGTTTGAGAATCGCCCGGTCATTATCGGCGCTGCGACCGTCGTAGGCCCGGATGAAGGCGAAGGACCGCTGGCGGCCGATTTCGACCTGGTTCATCCGGAGCTCGATATGCAGCAGAAAAGCTGGGAGAAAGCAGAGCGGCTGCTGCTGGAGCAAGCGTCCGATATCGCTCTTAAGCATGCGAATATAACCCAGCAGCAATTGCAATTCTATGTCGGCGGGGACCTGCTGAATCAGATTATTAGCAACAGCTTCGCCGCCAGAACGATCGGAGCGCCTTATCTCGGCGTATTCGGCGCCTGCTCCACGTCCATGGAATCGCTCGCCGTTGCCTCATTGATCGTCAATTCCGGATCGGGCGAATATGTGCTGGCTGGGACATGCAGCCACAACTGCACGGTGGAAAAGCAGTTCCGTTATCCGACTGAATACGGCTCGCAAAAGCCTCCGACTGCACAGTATACAGTCACGGGCGCGGGAGCCGTCGTTGTGGCTCCGCAGGGGGGCGGACCGGTCGTCGAATGTGCGACAATCGGTAAAATCGTGGATCTTGGCATCAAGGATCCCTTTAATATGGGATCGGCGATGGCACCTGCTGCCGTCGATACGATCAAGGCTCATTTTAGCGATACGGGGCGCGAGCCTAAGGATTATGATTTAATCGTCACCGGCGACCTGGCCTCGGTAGGACATCCGATCGCCAAAGATCTGTTAATCCGCGACGGTGTGCCGATGGACCAAACCGTATTCAATGATTGCGGCTTAATGATTTACGACCTCCAGAAACAAAGTGTCCAGGCGGGAGGAAGCGGCTGCGGCTGCTCAGCGGTCGTGACATATGGCAACATTCTGAAAAGATTGGAACGAGGAGATCTGAACAGAGTTCTTGTGGTAGCTACCGGCGCGTTATTGTCCCCGCTGTCTTATCAACAGGGCGAAAGCATTCCCTGCATAGCGCACGCCGTCTCGATAGAGCGCGAGCATTAG
- the spoVAC gene encoding stage V sporulation protein AC translates to MTMSPKEYQTFAKTREPSRPALMNCVRAFVVGGAICLLGQAIQDIFVYTFKMTQREAGNPTVAVLILISVILTCLGVYDKIAQWAGAGSAVPVTGFANSMCSAALEHRSEGLVLGVGGNMFKLAGSVIVFGAVAAFFVGIVYWVFGIRGH, encoded by the coding sequence ATGACGATGTCGCCCAAAGAGTACCAAACGTTCGCCAAAACACGCGAACCGTCCCGTCCAGCTTTGATGAACTGCGTCCGCGCGTTTGTCGTCGGCGGCGCGATTTGTCTGCTCGGACAAGCGATTCAGGATATATTTGTATACACGTTCAAGATGACCCAAAGAGAAGCGGGGAATCCGACTGTCGCCGTGCTCATTCTCATATCGGTCATTTTAACCTGTCTGGGCGTATACGACAAAATTGCGCAATGGGCCGGTGCAGGCAGTGCAGTTCCGGTTACCGGCTTCGCCAATTCCATGTGTTCCGCGGCACTTGAGCACCGCAGCGAAGGACTCGTCCTCGGCGTCGGCGGGAATATGTTCAAGCTGGCCGGATCCGTCATCGTGTTCGGAGCAGTGGCGGCCTTTTTTGTCGGAATCGTATACTGGGTATTTGGCATAAGGGGGCATTGA
- a CDS encoding LacI family DNA-binding transcriptional regulator — MAHKVSMQQIADRLGVSKYTVSQALSGKRGVSEATRREVMAMAAALGYRVSQREVKGQSGVLAEMPVILVGLDERQANEPMFWQRVREGIEAGCREHRLNPIFFTFEAENNRSSVFPQIDDETMQSASGIIIAGKCPAAALLRMNRTGIPVVLVDHEEPVARADAVLNANGEAGRMASHHLLSQGCRSIAFIGRDSFAVSFRERFWGCRLALDDLLGRRSPGTPLTLPEPRSMKAISKSDVHLRKWTIPYGSQTWMQTLDKRLAAAIADNDFPDGFICANDDIALHLMQLLLSRGVDVPGMCRVIGIDNTAASGGGPVPLTTVDLAKEWLGLRAVESLVRKRHAPEAPDEKVMLSASLVVRQSG, encoded by the coding sequence ATGGCGCACAAAGTATCCATGCAGCAAATCGCCGACCGGCTGGGAGTCTCCAAATATACGGTTTCGCAAGCGCTCTCGGGAAAGCGTGGGGTAAGCGAAGCGACGCGTCGTGAAGTAATGGCAATGGCGGCTGCATTGGGCTATCGCGTAAGTCAGCGGGAGGTAAAGGGGCAATCCGGCGTTCTTGCGGAGATGCCGGTTATCCTTGTCGGGTTGGATGAACGTCAGGCTAACGAGCCGATGTTTTGGCAGCGGGTGAGGGAAGGCATTGAAGCGGGATGCAGAGAGCATCGGCTGAACCCCATATTTTTCACGTTCGAGGCCGAGAACAACCGGTCGTCCGTCTTTCCTCAGATCGACGATGAAACGATGCAGTCTGCATCTGGAATTATTATTGCCGGCAAATGCCCGGCCGCCGCGCTCCTTCGGATGAACCGCACGGGCATTCCGGTCGTGCTTGTCGATCATGAGGAGCCGGTGGCCCGCGCGGATGCCGTGCTTAATGCGAATGGTGAGGCCGGTCGGATGGCCTCCCATCATCTTCTCTCGCAGGGGTGCAGAAGCATAGCGTTTATCGGTCGGGACAGCTTCGCCGTCAGCTTTAGGGAACGCTTCTGGGGGTGCCGTCTGGCGCTTGATGATCTGCTGGGCAGGCGCTCTCCCGGAACCCCCTTGACACTCCCGGAGCCCAGGTCGATGAAAGCAATTTCCAAGTCTGACGTCCATCTCCGCAAGTGGACGATTCCATATGGAAGTCAGACATGGATGCAGACATTGGACAAGCGGCTTGCGGCTGCTATAGCGGACAATGATTTCCCTGACGGGTTCATTTGTGCCAATGACGATATTGCGCTTCACCTGATGCAGCTGCTGCTGAGCCGGGGAGTAGATGTGCCCGGGATGTGCAGGGTAATCGGCATCGATAATACGGCGGCTAGCGGTGGAGGCCCTGTACCGCTTACCACAGTCGATTTGGCCAAGGAATGGCTAGGACTGCGCGCAGTCGAATCGCTCGTGCGTAAACGCCATGCTCCTGAGGCGCCGGATGAGAAGGTTATGCTCTCTGCGAGTCTCGTTGTCAGGCAATCCGGATAA
- a CDS encoding alpha-amylase family protein, protein MSKIVLFYDASFPYEGKRPDDQSLAILKERFNVADAGQLREQLTDADVYIHMHGQYFPKDAWNAILAHLKQGKGMLHAGGAPFKTPVYREDSVWKQEPEQTAYHQQLHIHEALPVDVTVTRELVPNPDIPLFEGYEKLFTIEPTYGLVLHVTRNDDKPGEMGSGGPMDAHIYPLLRGITGDLLRREIAAPAVLLEHTKGTFSGGRWILINQQLQTPFWEGGGCAALAEWADFAGCGVTELWLKPNYSSYEPGERAVFTLQGQQLSVAGKSAAASAAVWKFKLRVLKAVNSAEPAPDPSFNYDSAGFEEAWQTEISIKVGRELKLERIIADFGIESGFYVVKCEAVSESGEKRVLRQGFWGFDRELLAAGDWMTCDRDYFWKEGRPLPVVGMTYMTSDVARKYLFLPNAAVWDRDMAQMKRAGINLIRTGIWTAWRQIMFVDGHPYEEVLRAIDSFLLTAKRYDLEVTFNFFSFTPEAWEGVNPYLDPRSVEAQKRFIAAIVSRHADSKHVHWDLINEPSMFDPKRVFSGPQTCGDPFERDCFVEWLRERHGSVRVLQERWNMTPSELSSFETVRLPERDDINFRTTEQFTKRGGPWLDYTLFTMEMHNRWASQLIDTIRSIQPKQLVTVGQDEALGGQRPSPFFYAEAVDYTTVHSWWLMDDLIWDGVFSKAPDKPNLIQETGIMYVETPDGRAKRSEEELRNILERKYAYAFSTGGAGAVQWIWNINFYMNNVNESHIGAVRADGTEKPEANVSYDFGSFIGQIRELFIGRELEEVAVVYPYSNDFSNRKLAYEATTRLVRTLTYSMNVHVCGLGEYHLESLEASKPKLIIVPSAHNFSDEALGKLTDHIRQHGGTLLFTGPAGLDEYWRPVNRLSTELGLEDSVASNLLREELLELNGLLMPVSFGGSHIAAACKQLLRTVNGPAQLIEMPLGAGHIMWCPLPIELNERLEPLQAVYAEALSKSGVSEQLEWLRGGELPGVYGRKLNFASGSLYVFVSEFGCDADIEVRDPQTGKRYAFTLEQERSVLFAADASGELMAVYRPNEVQVHTQ, encoded by the coding sequence TTGAGTAAAATCGTGCTTTTCTACGATGCTTCGTTTCCATATGAGGGCAAGCGGCCGGACGATCAATCATTAGCGATTTTAAAAGAGCGATTCAATGTCGCGGATGCCGGGCAGCTCCGCGAGCAGCTAACCGATGCCGATGTTTATATCCATATGCATGGACAATATTTTCCTAAGGATGCCTGGAACGCCATTCTGGCTCATTTAAAACAAGGAAAAGGTATGCTGCATGCAGGCGGAGCGCCTTTCAAGACGCCCGTTTACAGGGAAGACAGCGTGTGGAAGCAGGAGCCGGAGCAGACGGCATATCACCAGCAGCTCCATATCCACGAAGCGCTTCCGGTTGACGTTACAGTCACTCGGGAGCTCGTTCCCAATCCGGATATCCCGCTCTTCGAAGGTTATGAGAAGCTGTTCACGATTGAACCGACATACGGACTTGTCCTTCATGTAACGCGCAATGACGACAAGCCCGGCGAGATGGGCTCGGGCGGACCGATGGATGCCCACATATATCCGCTGCTCCGAGGAATAACCGGCGATCTCTTGCGGCGTGAAATTGCCGCGCCAGCTGTACTGCTCGAGCATACGAAGGGTACCTTCAGCGGGGGGCGCTGGATCCTTATCAACCAGCAGCTGCAGACTCCTTTCTGGGAAGGAGGCGGTTGTGCGGCGCTTGCGGAATGGGCGGACTTCGCCGGCTGTGGCGTGACGGAATTGTGGCTTAAACCGAACTACAGCTCATATGAGCCGGGCGAACGCGCGGTCTTTACACTTCAAGGCCAACAGCTTTCGGTGGCGGGAAAAAGCGCTGCAGCGAGTGCAGCTGTGTGGAAGTTCAAGCTGCGAGTGCTCAAAGCGGTCAACAGCGCGGAACCGGCGCCGGATCCGTCGTTCAATTACGATTCGGCCGGCTTCGAAGAAGCATGGCAAACGGAAATCTCCATCAAGGTAGGCAGGGAATTGAAGCTTGAACGGATAATAGCGGATTTCGGGATTGAATCCGGCTTCTATGTCGTGAAATGCGAGGCGGTGTCCGAATCGGGTGAGAAGCGCGTGCTTCGCCAGGGATTCTGGGGATTTGACCGCGAGCTTCTTGCTGCCGGCGACTGGATGACGTGCGACAGGGATTATTTTTGGAAGGAAGGCCGTCCGCTTCCCGTTGTCGGAATGACTTATATGACGAGCGATGTTGCCCGCAAATATCTGTTCCTGCCTAACGCGGCCGTTTGGGACCGGGATATGGCGCAGATGAAACGAGCCGGCATCAACCTGATCAGGACAGGCATTTGGACCGCGTGGCGCCAAATTATGTTCGTAGACGGCCACCCCTACGAGGAGGTGCTGCGCGCGATCGACTCCTTCCTCTTGACGGCGAAAAGGTACGACCTTGAGGTTACGTTCAACTTCTTCTCTTTCACGCCGGAAGCATGGGAGGGTGTTAATCCGTATCTGGATCCGCGCAGCGTTGAAGCTCAAAAACGATTTATCGCCGCAATTGTTTCAAGGCATGCCGACTCAAAACATGTGCATTGGGACCTGATAAACGAGCCGTCCATGTTCGATCCGAAGCGGGTTTTCAGCGGCCCGCAAACCTGTGGCGACCCGTTCGAGCGGGATTGCTTTGTGGAATGGCTGCGTGAACGGCACGGTTCGGTACGCGTGCTGCAGGAGCGCTGGAATATGACTCCCAGCGAGCTCTCTTCGTTTGAAACGGTCCGGCTGCCGGAACGGGACGATATCAATTTCAGAACGACTGAGCAGTTTACCAAACGGGGCGGCCCTTGGCTTGACTACACTTTGTTTACTATGGAGATGCATAACCGGTGGGCGTCACAGCTGATTGACACGATACGCTCCATACAGCCCAAACAGCTTGTAACGGTCGGGCAGGACGAGGCCCTCGGGGGACAGCGCCCTTCGCCGTTCTTCTACGCCGAAGCCGTAGATTATACGACCGTTCACAGCTGGTGGCTTATGGACGATCTGATCTGGGACGGCGTGTTCTCCAAAGCGCCCGATAAACCGAACCTAATTCAAGAAACCGGCATCATGTATGTGGAAACTCCGGATGGACGGGCAAAGCGAAGCGAGGAAGAGCTCCGCAATATTCTGGAGCGTAAATACGCTTATGCGTTCTCCACCGGCGGAGCAGGCGCAGTTCAGTGGATCTGGAACATTAATTTCTACATGAACAATGTGAACGAATCCCATATCGGTGCGGTGCGGGCCGACGGCACGGAGAAGCCGGAGGCCAATGTATCGTATGATTTCGGCTCTTTTATAGGGCAGATCCGGGAACTGTTCATAGGGCGCGAGCTTGAGGAGGTTGCGGTCGTGTACCCGTACTCCAATGATTTCTCAAACCGCAAGCTGGCTTACGAAGCGACGACCCGCCTTGTACGGACACTTACCTATTCGATGAATGTGCATGTGTGCGGCTTGGGCGAATATCATCTGGAATCGTTGGAAGCTTCAAAGCCGAAGCTCATCATCGTGCCGAGCGCGCATAACTTCAGCGATGAAGCACTGGGCAAGCTTACAGATCATATCCGCCAGCACGGCGGAACACTGCTGTTCACAGGACCGGCAGGACTCGACGAATATTGGCGGCCTGTAAACAGACTGTCAACCGAGCTCGGATTGGAAGACTCCGTTGCCTCCAACCTGCTGCGCGAGGAACTGCTGGAACTGAACGGCCTGCTAATGCCGGTTTCATTCGGCGGATCGCATATTGCAGCCGCATGCAAACAGTTACTTCGAACCGTTAACGGTCCGGCACAGCTTATAGAGATGCCGCTCGGTGCCGGGCATATAATGTGGTGCCCGCTGCCGATCGAGCTGAATGAACGGCTTGAACCGCTTCAAGCCGTCTATGCCGAAGCGCTGTCCAAATCCGGCGTCTCCGAGCAGCTCGAATGGCTGCGCGGCGGGGAACTGCCCGGCGTTTACGGCCGCAAGCTGAATTTCGCCTCCGGCTCGCTGTATGTATTCGTATCCGAATTCGGCTGTGACGCGGATATTGAGGTTCGCGATCCTCAGACCGGCAAACGGTATGCATTCACGCTTGAACAGGAAAGATCCGTTCTGTTCGCCGCGGACGCGAGCGGTGAACTGATGGCTGTATACCGTCCTAACGAGGTGCAGGTGCACACTCAATAG
- a CDS encoding MarR family winged helix-turn-helix transcriptional regulator yields MNKKNDPRGSIVVNIFRANILLERVGHSLSSQAGLTSLHQWFILAALSRSGDLSFKELRNNMLVTKQNMTGMIDRLRQNGLVTTLEAPEDRRVTLARITEKGKQALLDANEYGNESNESSFHSFTKQEIEAFNSYLERLITNLKKEK; encoded by the coding sequence ATGAATAAGAAAAATGATCCGCGGGGTAGTATCGTCGTTAATATCTTTCGCGCCAATATTTTACTTGAACGGGTCGGCCACAGTTTGTCTTCCCAGGCGGGCTTGACCAGTTTGCATCAATGGTTTATTCTCGCCGCACTTTCCCGTTCCGGAGATCTCTCCTTTAAGGAGCTCAGGAACAACATGCTGGTTACCAAACAGAATATGACGGGTATGATTGACCGCTTAAGGCAGAACGGTTTGGTCACGACGTTAGAAGCCCCCGAAGACAGACGGGTCACCTTAGCCCGTATAACGGAAAAAGGAAAGCAGGCGCTTTTGGACGCCAATGAGTATGGGAACGAGAGTAATGAAAGCTCATTCCATAGTTTCACAAAGCAAGAGATAGAAGCTTTTAACAGTTATCTCGAACGGTTGATTACCAACTTGAAGAAGGAAAAATAA
- a CDS encoding nitroreductase has product MDIFEAIRTRRSIGKVTQEPIAKETIESILDAAIWAPNHRLTEPWRFFVLTGGGRDRLGEALARIALAGEADPDNPDNVIKADAARKKALRAPVIIAAAVQPSDRKDVIGLEEYAAVNAAIQNMLLAIHALGLGAVWRSGEPCYHPFMNETFGLRPQDRMLGFIYLGVPDMEPPKARRESAAAKTVWFE; this is encoded by the coding sequence ATGGATATATTTGAAGCTATTCGAACGAGAAGAAGTATCGGAAAGGTCACGCAGGAACCGATAGCCAAAGAGACGATTGAATCGATTTTGGATGCCGCCATATGGGCGCCAAACCATAGGCTGACAGAACCATGGCGTTTTTTTGTGCTCACCGGCGGCGGCCGGGATCGGCTGGGAGAAGCGCTTGCTCGTATCGCACTCGCGGGTGAAGCGGATCCGGATAATCCCGATAATGTAATAAAAGCCGACGCCGCAAGAAAGAAGGCGCTGCGGGCGCCTGTCATTATAGCAGCAGCCGTCCAGCCAAGCGACCGTAAAGATGTAATCGGGCTTGAGGAGTATGCGGCCGTCAACGCCGCGATTCAAAATATGCTGCTCGCGATTCATGCTCTCGGTTTAGGTGCGGTCTGGCGTTCCGGTGAGCCTTGCTATCATCCTTTTATGAACGAGACCTTCGGGCTGCGGCCGCAGGACAGGATGCTGGGGTTCATTTATCTGGGCGTTCCGGATATGGAACCGCCCAAAGCGAGACGGGAAAGCGCCGCGGCGAAAACGGTCTGGTTTGAGTGA
- the rbsB gene encoding ribose ABC transporter substrate-binding protein RbsB → MNKWSFAALLLAVVLLLAACSSETEKSAGNGQGTGTGGKVTIGLSISTLNNPFFVTLKEGAEKAAKAAGAELIVVDAQDDTAKQISGIEDLIQKKVNVILINPTDSDAIVTAVESANSANIPVITVDRAANGGTVVTHIASDNVKGGQMAGEYIMKLIGRKGNIVELQGTAGTSAARDRGKGFHDAVDNKDGVKVVASQPADFNRAKGLSVMENILQSNSSIQAVFAHNDEMALGAVQAIEAAGKKGIIVVGFDATDDAVKAVKDGSMAATVAQKPAEIGQKAIETAIKVAAGEKVESAIPVDLELVTNLQ, encoded by the coding sequence ATGAACAAATGGTCATTTGCAGCATTGCTGCTTGCTGTCGTTCTTCTGCTGGCGGCATGCTCTTCGGAAACAGAGAAGAGCGCAGGTAACGGACAGGGTACAGGTACAGGCGGCAAAGTAACAATCGGCTTGTCGATTTCAACACTGAATAATCCGTTTTTCGTAACGCTCAAAGAGGGTGCCGAGAAAGCGGCTAAAGCGGCAGGAGCGGAATTGATCGTGGTTGACGCACAGGATGATACGGCAAAGCAAATCAGCGGTATCGAAGACTTGATTCAGAAGAAGGTTAATGTCATTCTGATCAATCCGACTGACAGCGATGCAATCGTGACTGCCGTGGAGTCGGCCAACAGCGCCAACATTCCGGTTATCACGGTCGACCGCGCCGCAAACGGAGGAACCGTCGTTACGCATATTGCGTCCGATAATGTTAAGGGCGGTCAGATGGCGGGCGAATATATCATGAAGCTGATCGGCCGCAAAGGCAATATTGTAGAGCTGCAGGGAACTGCCGGCACTTCAGCAGCCCGTGACCGGGGTAAAGGCTTCCATGATGCGGTCGACAATAAAGACGGAGTGAAAGTGGTTGCTTCGCAGCCGGCCGATTTCAATCGTGCCAAAGGCCTCTCCGTTATGGAAAATATTTTGCAAAGCAACAGCAGTATCCAAGCAGTCTTCGCTCATAATGACGAAATGGCGCTGGGAGCCGTACAGGCGATCGAAGCTGCCGGTAAAAAAGGTATTATCGTTGTCGGATTCGATGCCACCGATGATGCGGTAAAAGCCGTTAAAGATGGCTCAATGGCGGCCACGGTTGCGCAGAAACCGGCTGAGATCGGCCAAAAAGCGATTGAAACAGCCATTAAAGTTGCCGCAGGCGAGAAAGTTGAAAGTGCCATTCCAGTCGATCTGGAACTGGTCACTAATTTGCAGTAG